The window CGGGATGATCCCGGCGCCGACCGCGAGAAGAACGATCCCCTGCAGGGCGGCCACCGTCTTACGGGCCATGCTCGGACGTAGGGGCCCACGCAACCACGGCAGTACCCGGGCCGCCACGACGAATACGTAGCGCATGGCACCGATCAGCAGCACCCAGGCGCCCAGCGACGTGGCGACGTGGACGCTGAGCACCAGAATGAGGAAGGCGTCGACTTCCATGTCGAAGCGCGCCCCCAGGGAGGACGCCGTCCCGGTGCGCCGGGCGACCTGGCCGTCGACTGCATCGAGGATCAGCGCCACCGTGGCGAGCGCGGCCAGGACCACGACCGGCGGTCGGCTCACGAAGGAGTCTGCGACCAGCGCGGCCACACCCCCGACGAGCGTCGTGCGGGCCAGGGTGACGCCGTTGGCGGGACCGAAGGGCCTGTTGCCCGCCTGGTCCAGTGCACGTGTGAGGACGACCCAGA is drawn from Streptomyces sp. NBC_01717 and contains these coding sequences:
- a CDS encoding CDP-alcohol phosphatidyltransferase family protein; protein product: MTRSSTYRTRLLRPEPAWGAAGQTLLLVLLGMTTGLGAAGWLTGLGFTAGVWVVLTRALDQAGNRPFGPANGVTLARTTLVGGVAALVADSFVSRPPVVVLAALATVALILDAVDGQVARRTGTASSLGARFDMEVDAFLILVLSVHVATSLGAWVLLIGAMRYVFVVAARVLPWLRGPLRPSMARKTVAALQGIVLLAVGAGIIPRLPSYAAVLGALVLLVWSFARDIGWLWCVRSRENAGEVRETMLENA